In a genomic window of Agarivorans albus:
- a CDS encoding TRAP transporter large permease → MIGIVMFFVALLMLLTGFPVAFVFGGVALVFGIFAEGIDLFAFMPYRIMSIMQNSVLMAVPLFIFMGIVLQKTRLAEQLLEAMGQLFGRVRGGLAVSTILVGALLAASTGVVGASVVAMGVISLPVMLKYKYDKRLATGVICASGTLGQIIPPSIILIILGDVMGVPVGDLFKAALLPGAVLVGAFIIYVLGVSFIRPEAAPALPKDEAAGHGVQPCWNAFKAIAPPLALMIAVLGSIFYGIATPTESSAIGGIGAILLSIIYRQFSWKIIYEAAIETVKVTSMVFAIFIGATAFSMVFSYTGGEEVIEEVMTSLPGEKWGFLILTMIVILILGFFIDFVEISFIVVPMLYPVAEILGIDLTWFAILIAMNLQTSFLTPPFGFSLFYLKGVAPPEVQTTDIYKGVMPFIILQILVLASILMFPDFYGFGM, encoded by the coding sequence ATGATTGGGATTGTCATGTTTTTCGTGGCCTTGCTAATGCTGCTCACTGGTTTTCCAGTCGCCTTTGTATTTGGCGGTGTGGCACTAGTATTTGGTATCTTTGCCGAAGGTATCGACTTATTTGCTTTTATGCCTTATCGCATAATGAGCATCATGCAAAACTCGGTACTAATGGCCGTGCCACTGTTCATTTTCATGGGCATTGTATTGCAGAAAACCCGCCTTGCTGAACAGCTGCTCGAAGCCATGGGCCAATTGTTTGGTCGAGTGCGAGGAGGTTTGGCTGTATCGACTATTTTGGTAGGCGCGCTACTTGCTGCATCTACCGGTGTGGTAGGTGCGTCTGTAGTGGCAATGGGGGTTATCTCCTTGCCGGTAATGCTCAAATATAAATACGATAAGCGCTTAGCCACCGGGGTTATTTGTGCCTCTGGTACGCTTGGACAAATTATTCCTCCCTCTATCATCTTGATCATTCTTGGTGATGTAATGGGCGTGCCAGTAGGCGATTTGTTTAAAGCTGCACTACTGCCTGGCGCAGTGTTGGTAGGTGCCTTCATCATCTATGTTCTAGGCGTATCGTTTATTCGCCCAGAAGCCGCTCCTGCTTTACCTAAAGATGAAGCTGCAGGTCATGGCGTGCAACCTTGTTGGAATGCCTTTAAAGCCATTGCTCCACCCTTAGCTCTAATGATTGCAGTACTTGGCTCGATTTTTTACGGTATTGCTACGCCAACCGAGTCTTCTGCTATTGGCGGCATTGGTGCAATTCTTTTATCGATTATTTATCGCCAGTTTTCTTGGAAGATTATCTACGAAGCGGCTATTGAAACGGTAAAAGTTACCTCGATGGTATTTGCTATCTTCATTGGTGCAACGGCCTTCTCTATGGTTTTCTCGTACACTGGTGGTGAAGAAGTTATTGAAGAAGTTATGACTAGCTTACCGGGTGAGAAATGGGGCTTCTTAATCTTAACCATGATTGTGATTTTGATTTTGGGCTTCTTTATCGACTTTGTTGAAATCTCATTTATTGTGGTGCCTATGTTGTACCCAGTAGCCGAGATTTTGGGCATCGATTTAACCTGGTTTGCGATTTTAATTGCGATGAACTTGCAGACTTCGTTCCTCACACCGCCCTTTGGGTTTAGTCTGTTCTATCTCAAAGGTGTTGCCCCGCCCGAGGTACAAACTACCGATATCTACAAAGGCGTAATGCCATTTATTATTTTGCAAATATTGGTATTAGCCTCGATATTGATGTTCCCAGACTTCTACGGCTTTGGCATGTAG
- a CDS encoding TRAP transporter small permease subunit, protein MLRLQRAVDGFSKGIAGLTAVLMLLMLVNIFYDVVMRYFFRSSSIGMQELEWHLFAAMFLLGIASTLQAEGHVRVDIIYDKLAARKRAWIDSLGVVFFLFPFCGLIAWYGYDFALEAYNLGETSGDPGGLPYRWIIKSMIPISAICLAISGFGMLLKNLIQLRNNA, encoded by the coding sequence ATGTTGCGTTTGCAACGAGCGGTAGATGGATTTTCCAAGGGTATAGCAGGCCTCACCGCGGTGTTAATGCTGCTAATGTTAGTAAACATTTTTTATGACGTAGTCATGCGTTACTTTTTTCGCTCCAGTTCTATTGGTATGCAAGAGTTAGAATGGCACTTGTTTGCTGCCATGTTTTTATTAGGAATTGCATCTACGCTGCAGGCCGAAGGCCATGTGCGGGTAGATATTATCTACGACAAGTTAGCGGCGCGTAAACGCGCTTGGATTGACAGCCTAGGCGTCGTATTTTTCTTGTTCCCTTTTTGTGGCTTGATTGCTTGGTACGGTTACGACTTTGCCTTAGAAGCATACAACTTAGGAGAAACCAGCGGCGATCCGGGTGGCTTACCCTACCGCTGGATAATTAAATCAATGATTCCAATTTCGGCTATATGCCTCGCCATAAGTGGCTTTGGAATGTTACTCAAAAACCTCATTCAGCTGCGAAATAACGCCTAG
- a CDS encoding cache domain-containing protein has product MWSLKFKIILLSIVPLLCVTALIATLVFKQSSILTEQQLALIKENIMRSKTLELQNHIDQAFASIRDIYEPAAADDERAKQQVRELLNRLRFAEDGYFFAYTLKGVNLVHPIQPELVGQNLWDFKDSEGTYLIQDLIAQAKAGGGFSNYLWEKPSTGKRTKKLGYVVMLDKWQWMFGTGVYLDDVDVELAKLEAQTQNNINRTFIWLFIITTISGILIAFLGASLNISEHKLADKKLKELTQRIIDSQEQERQRVSRELHDGINQLLVSIKYRLESATECNSTPSSVSDSLNQGLHTINEAIGEIRRISKDLRPSVLDDLGLAAALGGFCQEFEHRTGIDVFLECDIDNLNLPSTVETTFYRITQEALQNVEKHAQADTVDIVLSQQAKLLVMKIRDNGTGFVMGKKVRRHSIKELTRRPELASSGLGLRNIFERIAHIDGQVDVDSKLGEGTLITIKVPLYEVEKTIPATIQEQTV; this is encoded by the coding sequence ATGTGGTCCCTCAAATTTAAAATTATCCTGTTATCTATTGTTCCTTTGCTTTGTGTTACCGCACTAATTGCCACCTTGGTTTTTAAGCAATCTTCCATCCTAACTGAGCAACAATTAGCGCTGATTAAAGAAAACATCATGCGCAGCAAAACCCTAGAGCTGCAAAACCACATTGACCAAGCTTTTGCCAGCATTCGTGACATATACGAACCTGCAGCAGCCGATGATGAGAGAGCCAAACAACAGGTAAGAGAATTGCTCAACCGTTTACGCTTTGCCGAAGACGGTTACTTCTTTGCTTACACCCTTAAAGGCGTCAACTTGGTTCACCCCATTCAGCCGGAATTAGTGGGCCAAAATTTGTGGGACTTTAAGGATTCTGAGGGCACCTACCTCATTCAAGACTTAATTGCACAAGCCAAAGCAGGCGGCGGTTTTAGTAACTATTTGTGGGAAAAACCTAGCACCGGAAAGCGAACTAAGAAACTGGGTTACGTAGTGATGCTAGATAAATGGCAATGGATGTTTGGCACCGGCGTGTACTTAGACGATGTAGATGTAGAGCTGGCAAAACTTGAAGCGCAAACCCAAAACAACATTAATCGCACTTTTATTTGGTTATTCATAATTACCACCATTTCGGGAATTTTAATCGCCTTTTTGGGGGCATCTTTGAATATTTCGGAGCACAAGCTGGCCGACAAAAAGCTCAAAGAACTCACCCAACGAATTATTGATTCACAAGAGCAAGAACGCCAACGGGTATCTCGTGAACTGCATGATGGTATTAACCAATTATTGGTTTCCATTAAGTATCGCTTAGAAAGCGCCACAGAATGTAACAGCACCCCTAGCTCGGTCAGTGACAGCCTCAATCAAGGATTACACACCATTAACGAAGCGATTGGTGAGATACGTCGGATTTCAAAAGACCTCCGCCCCAGCGTACTGGATGACTTAGGTTTAGCCGCCGCATTGGGAGGTTTTTGCCAGGAATTTGAACACCGTACAGGAATAGATGTGTTTTTAGAGTGCGACATTGATAATCTAAACCTTCCATCTACCGTGGAAACAACCTTCTATCGGATTACCCAAGAAGCCTTACAAAATGTCGAAAAACATGCGCAAGCAGATACAGTAGACATAGTGCTAAGCCAGCAAGCCAAACTGTTGGTGATGAAAATTAGGGACAATGGCACTGGTTTTGTAATGGGTAAAAAGGTACGACGCCATTCGATAAAAGAGCTTACTCGGCGCCCAGAGCTGGCCAGTAGCGGTTTGGGTTTACGCAATATTTTTGAACGGATTGCCCACATCGATGGTCAAGTAGATGTAGATAGCAAATTAGGAGAAGGGACACTGATCACCATAAAAGTACCGCTATATGAAGTAGAGAAAACTATACCCGCCACAATTCAAGAGCAAACGGTATGA
- the dctP gene encoding TRAP transporter substrate-binding protein DctP: MLKSLCSKTLLASAIIAFSSAAVAADKVYKLKLAETWGPNFPVFGDAVKNMVKMADEMSNGRLKIRVDSSNKHKAPFGVFDLVKSGQYDLGHTASYYYKGKVPNTLYFTTMPFGMNAPEQHAWLQYGGGQDLMNQVYAEHNLVPFPGGNTGVQMGGWFRKEINSVEDLQNLKMRIPGFAGEVLAKLGATPVNIPPGELYTALERNTIDALEWVGPSLDLRMGFHKIAPYYYMGWHEPATELMFIANKKKLEKMPEDLQAILAVAMRKAAYDMFIHSYAESAKNWQTMLQEYPNIQVKTFPAEVIKALKNANDDLLKEKAAADPMAAKIIESQQQYMKQVRAYTAISEQGYLNSTEGL; this comes from the coding sequence ATGCTTAAGTCCCTCTGCAGTAAAACCCTGCTGGCTTCTGCGATTATTGCGTTTAGTTCGGCTGCCGTAGCTGCCGACAAAGTATACAAACTAAAATTGGCTGAAACCTGGGGCCCTAACTTCCCAGTTTTTGGTGATGCAGTAAAAAACATGGTGAAAATGGCCGATGAAATGTCTAACGGCCGTTTAAAGATCCGCGTTGACTCTTCAAACAAACACAAAGCACCTTTCGGTGTATTTGATTTGGTTAAAAGTGGCCAGTACGACTTAGGCCACACCGCGTCTTATTACTATAAAGGTAAGGTGCCAAACACTCTTTACTTCACTACCATGCCATTTGGTATGAATGCACCAGAGCAACACGCGTGGCTGCAGTATGGTGGCGGACAAGACTTGATGAATCAAGTATACGCTGAGCATAACCTGGTACCTTTCCCTGGCGGTAACACTGGGGTGCAAATGGGCGGTTGGTTCCGTAAAGAGATTAACTCAGTTGAAGACCTGCAAAACCTAAAAATGCGTATTCCAGGTTTTGCCGGCGAAGTATTAGCTAAGCTTGGCGCAACGCCAGTAAACATTCCGCCAGGTGAGTTATATACCGCACTTGAGCGTAATACTATCGACGCACTTGAGTGGGTTGGTCCTTCTCTAGATCTACGCATGGGCTTTCACAAAATCGCCCCTTACTACTACATGGGTTGGCACGAGCCAGCTACCGAGTTGATGTTTATTGCTAACAAGAAAAAACTCGAAAAAATGCCAGAAGATTTACAGGCAATTTTAGCGGTTGCAATGCGTAAAGCAGCTTACGATATGTTTATTCATTCCTATGCAGAAAGCGCTAAAAATTGGCAAACCATGTTGCAAGAATACCCGAATATTCAGGTTAAAACTTTCCCTGCAGAAGTGATCAAAGCACTTAAAAACGCTAATGATGACTTGTTAAAAGAGAAGGCTGCTGCAGATCCAATGGCCGCTAAGATCATTGAGTCACAACAGCAATACATGAAACAAGTTCGCGCCTACACAGCAATTTCAGAACAAGGTTACTTAAACAGTACTGAAGGTTTGTAG
- the torD gene encoding molecular chaperone TorD, with amino-acid sequence MTIAASVSQENEIRASIYWWFATVFTKELDKQQLASYTSGEGAQLLKQLADTAELSSAVTMIKNNLAKLSAFKHPELELAADFCQQFLSDSKVGAPPYASVYLSANKLMFQEPHEKMRALLVSQGLQVDPNFNEPADHLAIQLDYLGNLILREAPAQQQADFINQHLLCWLPLWLDALRKVSKGGFYQGFAELLVGYLKLELSEL; translated from the coding sequence ATGACAATCGCCGCTAGTGTTAGCCAAGAGAACGAAATCCGTGCCAGCATCTATTGGTGGTTTGCAACGGTTTTTACCAAAGAGCTTGATAAGCAACAGCTTGCTTCTTATACCTCTGGTGAAGGAGCACAGTTGCTAAAGCAATTAGCAGACACGGCCGAGCTAAGCTCGGCAGTTACCATGATTAAAAATAATCTGGCAAAGTTGAGCGCCTTTAAACACCCGGAGCTAGAACTAGCAGCAGATTTTTGCCAGCAATTCTTGAGTGACAGCAAAGTAGGTGCACCACCTTATGCCTCGGTTTACCTGTCGGCCAACAAGCTGATGTTTCAAGAGCCACATGAAAAAATGCGCGCCTTGCTAGTAAGCCAAGGCCTGCAAGTTGACCCTAATTTTAATGAGCCAGCGGATCATCTTGCGATTCAGCTCGATTACCTTGGCAATTTAATTTTGCGCGAAGCGCCTGCTCAGCAACAAGCTGATTTTATTAATCAGCACCTGCTGTGTTGGTTGCCACTATGGCTTGATGCATTACGCAAGGTTAGCAAGGGCGGCTTTTACCAAGGCTTCGCCGAATTACTCGTTGGCTACTTAAAATTAGAACTAAGCGAGTTATAA
- a CDS encoding NAD-dependent malic enzyme — MDDKKRPLYIPYAGPALLETPLLNKGSAFNQEERIFFNLEGLLPETIESIDEQTERAYLQYQSFTNDLDRHIYLRNIQDTNETLFYRLVEDHITEMMPIIYTPTVGAACEQFSNIYRRSRGLFISYPNRHRIDELLNNATRHNVKIIVVTDGERILGLGDQGIGGMGIPIGKLSLYTACGGISPAYTLPIVLDVGTDNQQLLNDPMYMGWRHQRISGDEYSEFVELFMQAVKVRWPDALIQFEDFAQKNAMPLLQRYKDQFCCFNDDIQGTAAVTVGSLLAACKAAGSNLAEQRVTFVGSGSAGCGIAEAIVRAMVEEGISEAQARSQIFMVDRWGLLQDNMPNLLDFQQALAQSADIQQKWGLNSDALSLLDVVEHGKPTVLIGVSGAPGVFTQQVIEGMHQHCKKPIVLPLSNPTSRVEALPEDILRWTNGEALVATGSPFSPVKLGEETFPIAQCNNSYIFPGIGLGVLACQATRVSDEMLIASSRALAECSPLANDGEGALLPPLEEIQLVSKHIAYAVAKTAMQQGLAVNTTDEVLMQTIEASFWKPEYRHYKRTSF, encoded by the coding sequence ATGGATGATAAGAAACGCCCGCTCTATATTCCTTACGCAGGTCCAGCATTACTTGAGACCCCCTTATTAAATAAAGGCAGCGCCTTTAACCAAGAAGAGCGTATTTTCTTCAATTTAGAAGGGCTGCTGCCAGAGACCATCGAGAGCATCGATGAACAAACTGAGCGTGCTTATCTGCAATATCAAAGCTTTACTAATGACTTAGACCGCCATATTTACCTGCGCAACATTCAAGATACTAACGAAACCTTGTTTTACCGTTTAGTGGAAGATCACATCACCGAAATGATGCCGATTATCTACACGCCTACCGTGGGTGCGGCCTGTGAGCAGTTCTCTAATATTTACCGCCGCTCGCGTGGTTTATTTATTTCTTACCCTAACCGCCACCGTATCGACGAGCTGCTAAACAATGCCACTCGCCACAATGTGAAAATCATTGTAGTGACCGACGGCGAGCGGATCCTAGGCTTAGGCGACCAAGGCATCGGCGGCATGGGCATTCCTATTGGTAAACTATCACTGTACACGGCTTGTGGCGGCATCAGCCCAGCTTATACTCTGCCAATTGTGTTAGATGTAGGCACCGACAACCAGCAACTACTCAATGACCCCATGTATATGGGCTGGCGCCATCAACGAATTAGCGGCGATGAATATAGCGAATTTGTAGAATTATTCATGCAAGCGGTTAAAGTCCGCTGGCCAGATGCGCTGATTCAATTTGAAGATTTCGCCCAAAAAAATGCCATGCCTTTATTGCAGCGTTACAAAGATCAATTCTGCTGTTTTAATGATGATATTCAAGGCACAGCGGCAGTAACCGTTGGCTCATTATTGGCAGCTTGTAAGGCAGCTGGATCTAACTTAGCAGAACAGCGTGTTACCTTTGTTGGCTCCGGCTCAGCAGGGTGCGGTATTGCCGAGGCGATAGTGCGAGCAATGGTGGAAGAGGGCATTAGCGAAGCGCAAGCCCGCAGCCAAATCTTCATGGTTGACCGTTGGGGCTTATTACAAGACAACATGCCTAATCTACTCGACTTCCAACAAGCTTTGGCGCAATCAGCCGATATTCAGCAAAAATGGGGACTTAATAGCGATGCTTTGTCGCTGTTAGATGTAGTAGAGCATGGCAAGCCTACAGTACTTATTGGTGTATCTGGTGCACCAGGCGTGTTTACTCAGCAAGTGATTGAAGGCATGCATCAGCACTGCAAGAAACCTATCGTATTACCACTATCCAATCCCACCAGCCGGGTTGAAGCCTTACCTGAAGACATACTGCGTTGGACCAATGGCGAAGCCTTGGTCGCGACTGGTAGTCCGTTCTCGCCGGTGAAGCTAGGTGAAGAGACCTTCCCTATCGCCCAGTGTAACAACAGCTATATTTTCCCAGGTATAGGCTTAGGCGTACTAGCCTGTCAGGCCACTAGGGTGAGTGACGAAATGCTCATCGCCAGCAGCCGCGCCTTAGCCGAATGCTCGCCACTAGCTAACGATGGTGAGGGAGCGTTACTGCCACCGCTTGAAGAAATTCAGCTAGTTAGCAAGCACATCGCTTACGCGGTAGCCAAAACTGCCATGCAACAAGGCTTAGCGGTAAACACTACCGACGAAGTGCTAATGCAAACTATTGAAGCCAGCTTTTGGAAACCTGAGTATCGCCACTACAAACGAACTTCTTTTTAA
- the torA gene encoding trimethylamine-N-oxide reductase TorA, whose amino-acid sequence MAITRRGFLKGILATSASTLIGPSLLAVSNDAAAAETAGSWKVSGSHWGAFRARVYAGKVQEIKPFEADKYPTEMLKGIKGILYSPSRIRYPMVRYDWYLKRNKSDTSQRGDNRFIRVTWDEALDLFYQELERVQKDYGPWALHAGQTGWRQTGQVHSCGNHMQRAVAMHGFSVNKVGDYSTGAGQTIMPYVLGTTEVYAQGTSWPLILDNSKTVVLWATDLMKNLQVGWACETHESFEYLEQLKDKVANKQIRVISVDPVRTKTQKYLDCEQRYVNPQADVPFMLAIAHTLYTEELYDKEFLNTYALGFEDFIPYVTGESKDKVEKTPEWAEAICGVPADEIREFARLLASDRTQLIFGWCIQRQQHGEQPYWMGAVIAAMLGQIGLPGGGVSYAHHYSSIGVPSTGAAAPGAFPRNPDKPNERVHMNQDFKGYSSTIPVARWIDAIMEPGKVINANGAKITLPDIKMMVFSGCNPWHHHQDRNRMKKAFQKLETVVSIDFTWTASCRFSDIVLPACTQWERNDLDLYGSYSNRGIIAMHKLVDPLYQSKTDFEIFTLLTQRFGKSKEYTQGKSEMEWVKQLYDECAAANKAKFDMPDFMTFWKEGWVDFGKGKNWTRQADFREDPEINALGTPSGFIEIFSRKIDRYGYDDCQGHPMWFEKAERSHGGPGSEEFPIWLQSCHPDKRLHSQMCDSEEFRATYAVQGREPLYINPEDAKKRGIKDGDLVRVFNKRGQLLAGAVVSEDYAKGVARLQEGAWYGPVDETIGALDTYGDPNTLTMDIGSSQLAQATSANTCLVEYEKFTGKAPAVSSFGGPKEMS is encoded by the coding sequence TGGAAGGTTTCAGGCTCACACTGGGGCGCGTTTCGTGCCCGCGTGTATGCAGGCAAAGTGCAAGAAATAAAACCCTTTGAAGCAGATAAATACCCCACCGAAATGCTCAAGGGCATTAAAGGTATTTTGTATAGTCCTTCTCGTATTCGCTACCCAATGGTGCGCTACGATTGGTACCTAAAACGCAACAAAAGCGATACCTCGCAGCGCGGTGATAATCGCTTTATTCGCGTCACTTGGGACGAAGCTCTAGACCTGTTCTACCAAGAGCTAGAACGCGTACAAAAAGACTATGGCCCTTGGGCCTTGCATGCCGGCCAAACTGGCTGGCGTCAAACCGGCCAAGTTCACTCCTGCGGTAACCACATGCAACGCGCAGTAGCCATGCATGGCTTCTCGGTGAATAAAGTGGGCGACTACTCTACCGGTGCAGGGCAAACCATTATGCCTTATGTACTTGGTACTACCGAGGTATACGCGCAAGGTACTTCTTGGCCTTTAATTTTAGATAACAGTAAAACGGTTGTCTTATGGGCCACCGATTTGATGAAAAACCTACAGGTAGGTTGGGCCTGTGAGACTCACGAATCCTTTGAATATTTAGAGCAACTTAAAGACAAAGTTGCTAACAAACAAATTCGGGTAATTAGTGTTGACCCAGTTCGCACCAAAACTCAAAAGTACCTCGATTGTGAGCAGCGTTACGTGAATCCACAAGCCGATGTCCCGTTTATGCTGGCCATCGCCCACACGCTTTATACCGAAGAGCTGTACGACAAGGAATTCCTCAATACCTATGCCTTGGGTTTTGAAGACTTTATTCCTTATGTAACTGGCGAATCTAAAGACAAAGTAGAAAAAACACCAGAATGGGCAGAAGCTATTTGTGGTGTACCAGCCGATGAAATTAGAGAATTTGCCCGTTTATTGGCTAGCGACCGTACCCAGCTTATTTTTGGCTGGTGTATTCAACGTCAGCAACATGGCGAGCAGCCTTATTGGATGGGCGCGGTTATCGCAGCCATGTTAGGGCAAATTGGCTTACCGGGTGGTGGGGTTTCTTATGCTCACCACTACAGCTCTATTGGCGTACCGTCTACCGGTGCGGCAGCGCCTGGTGCGTTCCCACGTAATCCAGATAAACCTAATGAACGGGTTCATATGAACCAAGACTTTAAAGGCTATAGCAGCACCATTCCGGTAGCGCGCTGGATTGATGCCATTATGGAACCCGGCAAAGTGATAAATGCTAATGGCGCCAAAATCACCTTACCCGACATCAAGATGATGGTGTTCTCTGGCTGTAACCCTTGGCATCATCACCAAGATCGCAACCGCATGAAGAAGGCCTTCCAAAAGCTGGAAACCGTGGTCTCGATAGATTTTACTTGGACCGCCAGTTGCCGCTTCTCAGATATTGTATTGCCAGCGTGTACCCAATGGGAGCGTAACGATTTAGATCTGTACGGTTCTTACAGCAACCGCGGCATTATTGCCATGCACAAGTTGGTTGACCCACTGTATCAATCTAAAACCGATTTTGAGATTTTCACCTTACTTACCCAACGCTTTGGTAAGAGTAAAGAATACACCCAAGGTAAATCCGAAATGGAATGGGTGAAGCAACTTTATGATGAGTGCGCCGCGGCCAACAAAGCTAAGTTTGATATGCCAGACTTCATGACCTTTTGGAAAGAAGGCTGGGTAGACTTTGGCAAAGGCAAAAACTGGACCCGCCAAGCAGACTTCAGAGAAGATCCTGAAATTAACGCTTTAGGCACGCCATCCGGCTTCATTGAGATATTTAGCCGCAAAATCGATCGCTACGGCTACGATGATTGCCAAGGCCACCCAATGTGGTTCGAAAAAGCCGAACGCTCGCACGGCGGCCCAGGCTCTGAAGAATTCCCCATTTGGCTGCAGTCTTGTCACCCCGACAAACGCCTGCACTCACAAATGTGTGACTCAGAAGAGTTTCGCGCGACCTATGCGGTGCAAGGCCGCGAGCCACTGTATATCAACCCAGAAGATGCCAAGAAGCGTGGCATTAAAGATGGTGATTTAGTTCGAGTATTTAACAAACGTGGGCAATTGCTGGCTGGCGCGGTAGTGTCTGAAGACTACGCCAAAGGTGTTGCTCGCCTGCAAGAGGGTGCTTGGTATGGCCCTGTGGATGAAACCATTGGCGCATTAGATACCTATGGCGATCCTAATACCCTAACCATGGATATAGGCAGCTCGCAATTAGCTCAAGCCACCAGCGCAAATACCTGTTTGGTTGAATACGAGAAATTCACCGGTAAAGCACCTGCGGTAAGCTCCTTTGGCGGCCCTAAGGAGATGTCGTAG
- a CDS encoding methyl-accepting chemotaxis protein has protein sequence MFFNQLTIRKKLTITIVLAVLASTSIIGVFSQNQAQNIIERRMVDKELPALLKQIRNRIDKEVTVLLQAAEQLANNTFVEERVLKSSKPDSETQLVELLTRLKQQYGLADASVSNRKNANYWNQNGFLRQLYPERDGWFFKFRESGQETMVSVYTSSTEETKLFLNYQQLNGHVMSGVSKTMEEMIVFLDSFKIEKSGFVFLSDGEGVIRLHRNNELVGKLKLTDEFGQATSSLLNKQGFNLVEVNYQGQQLLLSSSYIESMDWYLIAQVPKAEVFEELNRSRYYMIVTTLLVIGVFLLVAVWLAGTITRPIAKLADVFQNLGEGEGDLRQRLDTESNDEMAKLAKGFNSFIEKIHRSVSSVAQTGENLGDASRSVANQSQRTLENTQHQQDRVTQVATAINQMGSTVNEIASNASQAADAAQDAEQESNKGQQVVLRARDNIMRLAEEMQQVATVVSSLAESSQSIGGILDVIRGISEQTNLLALNAAIEAARAGEQGRGFAVVADEVRNLAGRTAESTDEIQQMINNLQEQASQAVSAIEQSSGMSSQGAEEAGHAYSALQEISKRVTLISDMNIQVATATEEQSSVVSELNGNVEEINLSTQQATDTASELSQASESLKQLADKLADLVGTFKL, from the coding sequence ATGTTCTTCAACCAACTCACTATTCGTAAAAAGCTTACGATCACTATTGTGTTAGCAGTACTAGCTTCCACCAGCATTATCGGGGTATTCAGCCAGAATCAGGCGCAAAACATCATCGAACGCCGAATGGTTGATAAAGAACTACCCGCTCTGCTCAAGCAAATTCGCAATAGAATTGATAAAGAAGTAACAGTGCTGTTGCAAGCAGCAGAGCAGCTAGCTAACAATACTTTTGTTGAAGAGCGAGTGCTGAAATCCAGTAAACCCGACTCAGAAACACAATTAGTAGAATTACTTACACGCCTAAAGCAACAATATGGCTTAGCTGATGCGTCTGTATCCAACCGTAAAAATGCCAATTACTGGAATCAAAATGGCTTTTTAAGACAACTCTACCCCGAGCGTGATGGCTGGTTTTTTAAGTTTAGAGAATCTGGACAAGAAACCATGGTAAGTGTTTACACCTCTTCAACTGAAGAAACCAAGCTGTTTTTAAACTACCAACAATTAAATGGCCATGTTATGTCGGGGGTGTCAAAAACCATGGAAGAGATGATCGTTTTTCTCGACAGTTTTAAGATTGAGAAAAGCGGTTTTGTATTCCTTAGTGATGGTGAGGGTGTGATTCGCCTGCATCGCAACAACGAGCTTGTTGGCAAGCTCAAACTCACCGATGAATTTGGTCAAGCCACCTCCTCGTTACTCAACAAACAAGGCTTTAATTTGGTAGAAGTAAACTACCAAGGCCAGCAATTGTTACTAAGCTCTAGCTACATCGAGTCTATGGACTGGTACTTAATTGCCCAAGTGCCAAAAGCTGAAGTATTTGAAGAACTCAATCGTTCACGCTACTACATGATTGTCACCACCTTACTGGTGATAGGCGTCTTTTTGTTAGTCGCCGTATGGTTAGCAGGCACTATTACGCGACCAATTGCTAAACTGGCCGATGTATTCCAAAACTTAGGTGAAGGAGAAGGTGATTTACGCCAACGTTTAGATACCGAAAGTAACGATGAAATGGCCAAACTCGCCAAAGGGTTTAACAGTTTTATCGAAAAAATCCATCGCTCGGTGAGCTCCGTAGCGCAAACTGGCGAAAACCTAGGAGATGCCTCACGCTCGGTCGCCAATCAGTCACAACGCACCCTAGAAAATACCCAACATCAACAAGATAGGGTAACTCAAGTAGCCACTGCAATTAACCAAATGGGCTCCACCGTTAACGAAATTGCCAGTAACGCGTCTCAAGCGGCAGATGCAGCACAAGATGCCGAACAAGAGTCTAATAAAGGCCAACAAGTGGTGCTGCGAGCGCGCGACAACATCATGCGCTTAGCCGAAGAAATGCAACAAGTAGCTACTGTGGTCTCTTCATTAGCCGAAAGCAGTCAATCAATTGGTGGTATTTTAGACGTTATTAGAGGCATCTCAGAGCAAACCAACCTGCTTGCACTTAACGCAGCCATTGAAGCAGCACGAGCCGGTGAACAAGGCCGCGGCTTTGCGGTGGTAGCAGACGAAGTGCGTAACTTAGCGGGTAGAACTGCCGAGTCCACCGATGAAATTCAGCAGATGATTAACAACTTGCAGGAACAAGCCAGCCAAGCAGTTAGTGCCATTGAACAAAGCAGTGGAATGAGCAGCCAAGGCGCCGAAGAAGCCGGGCATGCTTATTCAGCCCTACAAGAGATCTCTAAACGAGTAACCTTGATTTCTGACATGAACATTCAAGTGGCAACGGCTACCGAAGAGCAGTCTTCAGTCGTTAGTGAGCTAAACGGCAACGTTGAAGAAATTAACTTGAGTACGCAGCAGGCTACCGATACAGCTTCAGAGCTTTCTCAAGCTAGCGAGTCCTTAAAACAGCTCGCCGACAAGCTGGCAGATTTGGTGGGTACGTTTAAGCTTTAA